The Aphis gossypii isolate Hap1 chromosome 3, ASM2018417v2, whole genome shotgun sequence genome includes a region encoding these proteins:
- the LOC114128182 gene encoding transmembrane ascorbate-dependent reductase CYB561-like isoform X1 — protein sequence MLLVVLIFIAVTVAVELENDSIQETPTPNNNCVSNKRNGHNIKLKNNDQIPGYLSIYTIFQFIGILLILSVFLWLQVYRTGFGFSGTIKICNWHPLLMTITFVYLFANSILHFRNFRNTTKRKLKMQHAAIHSCIIIFGVLGIWTGLNSNLIANPPIPKFYSLHSWLGIITVIMFLSQFISGLISFLYPEIAMKYKEAVMPYHIIFGVLTFALSIVTSVLGFSEKIIFAVNQQHGHLPTEGLFLNCVGIVLIFYGALVVYILVKPKYKRSSKPDDGVTHNGATH from the exons ATGTTACtagttgttcttatttttattgcagttACGGTTGCGGTAGAGTTAGAAAATGATAGCATCCAAGAAACGCCTACGccgaataataattgtgtttcaAATAAACGGAACggtcataatataaaactcaaGAATAACGATCAGATTCCTGGCTATTTgtcaatttatacaatatttcag tTCATTggaatattactaatattatccGTATTTTTATGGCTACAAGTTTATCGCACTGGTTTTGGTTTTAGcggaacaataaaaatatgcaattggCATCCTTTATTAATGACAATAacgtttgtttatttatttgcaaact ctatccTTCATTTCAGAAATTTCCGAAATACTACaaaacgaaaattaaaaatgcagcATGCAGCAATTCATAGTTGCATTATCATCTTCGGGGTACTTGGGATATGGACtggtttaaattcaaatttaattgctAATCCACCTATTCCAAAATTTTACAGTTTGCACAGTTGGTTGGGaattataactgttataatGTTTCTTTCACAG tttataagtgGATTAATATCATTTCTCTACCCTGAAATAGCGATGAAATATAAAGAAGCTGTTATGCCTTATCACATTATATTTGGTGTATTGACGTTTGCATTATCCATTGTAACTTCAGTACTGGGATTTAGTGAAAAAATCATATTCGCAGT gaacCAGCAGCATGGACATTTACCGACGGAAGgcctgtttttaaattgtgtagggatagtattaattttttatggtgCATTGGTCGTGTATATATTAGTCAAACCTAAGTATAAAAGATCTTCTAAGCCAGATGACGGAGTGACACATAATGGGGCtacacattaa
- the LOC114128190 gene encoding maltase 2-like isoform X2, producing MRSFNVFLFLTITYTCVSVNGVYFQNNQISDWWTNTITYQVYPRSFKDSNKDGIGDLKGIVQKLDHFVDLGIETLWIGPFFKSPMDDMGYDVEDYRMIDPIYGTMDDFNELVKEMKKRNLKLVTDFIPNHSSYKCEWFQKSIKREGKYTNYYIWRDASNQQEVMENPSVKPIPPNNWLSVFGGTGWSWNDVRKQFYYHQFNAKQPDFNIRNPEVHQELLDIIGFWMSKGVVGFRFDALRHLYESDSFLDEPCLTEGDPSCLVNFDSLNHTYTVDQPENIDIIMEWREYIDNFTRSNNIPISSFLATESYSPIDVLMQYYGNSTRAGAHVPFNFGLLSVDKRNIVESIEKHVKTWLDNMPEHQVANWVIENHDNPRVPTKFGPETVPLFTALKLSLPGIEVTYYGSEIGMDNTYVRPDQIQDPNNAGGKRADETRDNERCPMQWDSSINAGFTEEKKPWLPINPNYYKVNVEDQKKLPNSNYNFYKKMSQLRKTDTLKNGDLQTYNITKSIYILKRSLVEHESYIVVMNFGSETETVILSNAVNNLQEQLYVYLGSENSGYSTGDIVSTVSSSGKPLKLRPQSVAVLTDKYIASESGTSTNDIQNAGTQISSKLISLLSVFLFLRYFL from the exons atgagGTCATTCAATGTGTTCTTGTTTTTGACGATAACATATACATGCGTCTCAGTGAATGgtgtatattttcaaaataatcaaataagtgATTGGTGGACGAACACAATCACATATCAAGTGTATCCACGATCGTTTAAAGACAGTAATAAAGATGGTATTGGTGATTTaaaag gCATTGTCCAGAAACTTGATCATTTTGTTGATCTTGGCATTGAAACATTGTGGATTGGTCCATTTTTCAAATCACCCATGGATGATATGGGATATGATGTAGAAGACTATAGAATGATAGATCCGATTTATGGCACAATGgatgattttaatgaattagttAAAGAAATGAAGAAAAGAA atcttAAATTGGTAACAGACTTTATTCCTAACCATTCGAGTTATAAATGCGAATGgtttcaaaaatcaattaaacgaGAAGgaaaatacacaaattattacatatggCGTGACGCTTCCAACCAACAAGAAGTAATGGAAAATCCTTCCGTAAAACCAATACCTCCAAATAATtgg TTAAGTGTATTTGGAGGTACGGGCTGGTCTTGGAATGATGttcgaaaacaattttattaccatCAATTCAATGCAAAACAaccagattttaatattagaaaccCTGAAGTTCACCAAGAATTGCtg GATATAATTGGATTTTGGATGAGTAAAGGCGTTGTTGGATTCCGATTTGATGCTCTTAGACATTTATATGAAAGCGATTCATTCCTTGATGAACCGTGTTTAACGGAAGGCGATCCATCATGTTTAGTAAACTTCGATAGTTTGAACCATACCTATACAGTAGATCAACCAGAAAATATTGACATTATTATGGAATGGAGAGAATACATAGATAATTTCACAAGAAGTAATAACATACCAATTTCTag CTTTTTAGCCACGGAATCCTACTCGCCAATAGATGTATTAATGCAGTATTATGGAAATTCAACGAGAGCTGGTGCTCATGTACCATTTAACTTCGGATTATTATCTGTCGATAAACGTAATATAGTCGAATCAATCGAAAAACATGTTAAAACATGGCTAGATAATATGCCTGAACACCAGGTAGCAAACTGGGtg attgaaAATCATGACAATCCAAGAGTGCCAACAAAATTTGGTCCTGAAACTGTTCCACTCTTTACAGCTTTAAAATTATCACTTCCTGGTATAGAAGTTACATACTATGGTAGTGAAATTGGCATGGATAATACGTATGTGAGACCAGATCAAATTCAAGATCCTAACAACGCGGGAGGTAAAAGAGCGGACGAAACCAGAGATAATGAAAGGTGTCCAATGCAATGGGATAGTTCAATAAACGCAG gaTTTACggaagaaaaaaaaccttGGTTACCAATAaatccaaattattataaagtaaacgTCGAAGATCAGAAAAAATTACCAAACAGcaactataacttttataaaaaaatgtctcaaCTTCGCAAAACCGacacattaaaaaatggtGATCTTCAAACGTACAACATtactaaatcaatatatattttaaagcg atCATTAGTGGAACATGAATCGTATATAGTCGTAATGAATTTTGGCAGTGAAACTGAAACCGTTATATTGTCCAATGCTGTGAATAACCTCCAAGAACAACTTTACGTATACTTAGGAAGTGAAAATTCTGGATACAGCACTGG AGACATAGTATCAACCGTATCTTCATCTGGAAAACCACTAAAACTACGACCACAATCTGTAGCCGTATTGacagataaatatattgcatCTGAATCTGGAACATCAACAAATGATATTCAAAATGCGGGTACACAAATCAGTTccaaattaattagtttattgagtgtttttctatttttaagatatttcttataa
- the LOC114128182 gene encoding transmembrane ascorbate-dependent reductase CYB561-like isoform X2: protein MVTVAVELENDSIQETPTPNNNCVSNKRNGHNIKLKNNDQIPGYLSIYTIFQFIGILLILSVFLWLQVYRTGFGFSGTIKICNWHPLLMTITFVYLFANSILHFRNFRNTTKRKLKMQHAAIHSCIIIFGVLGIWTGLNSNLIANPPIPKFYSLHSWLGIITVIMFLSQFISGLISFLYPEIAMKYKEAVMPYHIIFGVLTFALSIVTSVLGFSEKIIFAVNQQHGHLPTEGLFLNCVGIVLIFYGALVVYILVKPKYKRSSKPDDGVTHNGATH from the exons ATgg ttACGGTTGCGGTAGAGTTAGAAAATGATAGCATCCAAGAAACGCCTACGccgaataataattgtgtttcaAATAAACGGAACggtcataatataaaactcaaGAATAACGATCAGATTCCTGGCTATTTgtcaatttatacaatatttcag tTCATTggaatattactaatattatccGTATTTTTATGGCTACAAGTTTATCGCACTGGTTTTGGTTTTAGcggaacaataaaaatatgcaattggCATCCTTTATTAATGACAATAacgtttgtttatttatttgcaaact ctatccTTCATTTCAGAAATTTCCGAAATACTACaaaacgaaaattaaaaatgcagcATGCAGCAATTCATAGTTGCATTATCATCTTCGGGGTACTTGGGATATGGACtggtttaaattcaaatttaattgctAATCCACCTATTCCAAAATTTTACAGTTTGCACAGTTGGTTGGGaattataactgttataatGTTTCTTTCACAG tttataagtgGATTAATATCATTTCTCTACCCTGAAATAGCGATGAAATATAAAGAAGCTGTTATGCCTTATCACATTATATTTGGTGTATTGACGTTTGCATTATCCATTGTAACTTCAGTACTGGGATTTAGTGAAAAAATCATATTCGCAGT gaacCAGCAGCATGGACATTTACCGACGGAAGgcctgtttttaaattgtgtagggatagtattaattttttatggtgCATTGGTCGTGTATATATTAGTCAAACCTAAGTATAAAAGATCTTCTAAGCCAGATGACGGAGTGACACATAATGGGGCtacacattaa
- the LOC114128190 gene encoding maltase 2-like isoform X1 yields MKTFNVCGIVMIAYYICATVNFNVYHNATKLNNELWSNTIIYKVYPRSFKDSNKDGISDLKGIVQKLDHFVDLGIETLWIGPFFKSPMDDMGYDVEDYRMIDPIYGTMDDFNELVKEMKKRNLKLVTDFIPNHSSYKCEWFQKSIKREGKYTNYYIWRDASNQQEVMENPSVKPIPPNNWLSVFGGTGWSWNDVRKQFYYHQFNAKQPDFNIRNPEVHQELLDIIGFWMSKGVVGFRFDALRHLYESDSFLDEPCLTEGDPSCLVNFDSLNHTYTVDQPENIDIIMEWREYIDNFTRSNNIPISSFLATESYSPIDVLMQYYGNSTRAGAHVPFNFGLLSVDKRNIVESIEKHVKTWLDNMPEHQVANWVIENHDNPRVPTKFGPETVPLFTALKLSLPGIEVTYYGSEIGMDNTYVRPDQIQDPNNAGGKRADETRDNERCPMQWDSSINAGFTEEKKPWLPINPNYYKVNVEDQKKLPNSNYNFYKKMSQLRKTDTLKNGDLQTYNITKSIYILKRSLVEHESYIVVMNFGSETETVILSNAVNNLQEQLYVYLGSENSGYSTGDIVSTVSSSGKPLKLRPQSVAVLTDKYIASESGTSTNDIQNAGTQISSKLISLLSVFLFLRYFL; encoded by the exons atgaagACATTCAATGTATGCGGCATTGTGAtgatagcatattatatatgtgcaacagttaattttaatgtatatcataATGCTACCAAACTAAATAATGAGTTGTGGTctaacacaataatttataaagtatatccAAGATCGTTCAAAGACAGCAATAAAGATGGAATTAGTGATTTAAAAG gCATTGTCCAGAAACTTGATCATTTTGTTGATCTTGGCATTGAAACATTGTGGATTGGTCCATTTTTCAAATCACCCATGGATGATATGGGATATGATGTAGAAGACTATAGAATGATAGATCCGATTTATGGCACAATGgatgattttaatgaattagttAAAGAAATGAAGAAAAGAA atcttAAATTGGTAACAGACTTTATTCCTAACCATTCGAGTTATAAATGCGAATGgtttcaaaaatcaattaaacgaGAAGgaaaatacacaaattattacatatggCGTGACGCTTCCAACCAACAAGAAGTAATGGAAAATCCTTCCGTAAAACCAATACCTCCAAATAATtgg TTAAGTGTATTTGGAGGTACGGGCTGGTCTTGGAATGATGttcgaaaacaattttattaccatCAATTCAATGCAAAACAaccagattttaatattagaaaccCTGAAGTTCACCAAGAATTGCtg GATATAATTGGATTTTGGATGAGTAAAGGCGTTGTTGGATTCCGATTTGATGCTCTTAGACATTTATATGAAAGCGATTCATTCCTTGATGAACCGTGTTTAACGGAAGGCGATCCATCATGTTTAGTAAACTTCGATAGTTTGAACCATACCTATACAGTAGATCAACCAGAAAATATTGACATTATTATGGAATGGAGAGAATACATAGATAATTTCACAAGAAGTAATAACATACCAATTTCTag CTTTTTAGCCACGGAATCCTACTCGCCAATAGATGTATTAATGCAGTATTATGGAAATTCAACGAGAGCTGGTGCTCATGTACCATTTAACTTCGGATTATTATCTGTCGATAAACGTAATATAGTCGAATCAATCGAAAAACATGTTAAAACATGGCTAGATAATATGCCTGAACACCAGGTAGCAAACTGGGtg attgaaAATCATGACAATCCAAGAGTGCCAACAAAATTTGGTCCTGAAACTGTTCCACTCTTTACAGCTTTAAAATTATCACTTCCTGGTATAGAAGTTACATACTATGGTAGTGAAATTGGCATGGATAATACGTATGTGAGACCAGATCAAATTCAAGATCCTAACAACGCGGGAGGTAAAAGAGCGGACGAAACCAGAGATAATGAAAGGTGTCCAATGCAATGGGATAGTTCAATAAACGCAG gaTTTACggaagaaaaaaaaccttGGTTACCAATAaatccaaattattataaagtaaacgTCGAAGATCAGAAAAAATTACCAAACAGcaactataacttttataaaaaaatgtctcaaCTTCGCAAAACCGacacattaaaaaatggtGATCTTCAAACGTACAACATtactaaatcaatatatattttaaagcg atCATTAGTGGAACATGAATCGTATATAGTCGTAATGAATTTTGGCAGTGAAACTGAAACCGTTATATTGTCCAATGCTGTGAATAACCTCCAAGAACAACTTTACGTATACTTAGGAAGTGAAAATTCTGGATACAGCACTGG AGACATAGTATCAACCGTATCTTCATCTGGAAAACCACTAAAACTACGACCACAATCTGTAGCCGTATTGacagataaatatattgcatCTGAATCTGGAACATCAACAAATGATATTCAAAATGCGGGTACACAAATCAGTTccaaattaattagtttattgagtgtttttctatttttaagatatttcttataa